In Massilistercora timonensis, the following are encoded in one genomic region:
- a CDS encoding CocE/NonD family hydrolase gives MKELKNVCYWDEKTKEQAEKLSKPVYEVKIEKDRPVVMKDDVRLYCDVYRPDDNQRHPVLVGFSPFGKTAQEVGRRRDPIMLGKFMYEQGIEVAGIDYFAARGYIVVVPNPRGVGNSEGVWTGVLSRQDQIDCVEVIRWAGHYLSDGNVGMIGCGYAGKIQPLVAALNPPYLKAIMPVDVIDDMYLDCYPGGILSDINYPLCSYIPHTNTISEAEMENPPEKLKEMLAEARKQPEIATNSYYYRGLDSFPPRHYTWNIDIMLHPQPGEWWDRRGFKDRKVNVPSYIVGVFYEYGMSTISAYDIFNKLGDDVPKKLLMIDAATRKTSPYDDPVPETLRWYDHWLKGVDTGLMEEAPIKTLVMGEDRYRCDTCWPAKDTEYTKYYLKKDHGLGTDKAQTDQMDTIRHIPPTKVSQMPEDVPALVYTSAPFSEDTEVAGPVTACLYAAIDIADAHLALKLWDKDEKTGYRTLLSTGYLKCSHRLMDETNSTPHRPKHDHTQEVPAEPGKVYEYIFEMAPVDNMYKAGHCIEVEFKTMDQQYFDFNEMASLPRLYTSGRVAGPHPLAKEVNFEIHLGDAYASWIELPFVNGRKDWIK, from the coding sequence ATGAAAGAACTGAAAAATGTCTGCTATTGGGATGAAAAGACAAAAGAGCAGGCGGAAAAACTTTCCAAACCGGTCTATGAGGTGAAGATAGAAAAAGACCGGCCAGTGGTAATGAAAGATGATGTTCGGCTTTACTGTGATGTGTATCGTCCCGACGATAACCAACGCCATCCGGTGTTGGTCGGTTTCTCACCGTTTGGGAAAACAGCCCAGGAAGTGGGAAGAAGAAGAGATCCGATCATGCTGGGGAAATTCATGTACGAGCAGGGAATTGAAGTCGCGGGGATCGATTATTTCGCGGCGCGCGGTTATATCGTTGTTGTTCCCAACCCAAGAGGCGTGGGGAATTCAGAAGGGGTATGGACGGGAGTTTTAAGCCGGCAGGATCAGATCGACTGTGTAGAGGTGATCCGGTGGGCCGGACATTATCTCTCAGATGGCAACGTGGGAATGATCGGCTGTGGTTACGCCGGAAAGATCCAGCCGCTGGTGGCCGCGCTGAATCCGCCGTACCTGAAGGCGATCATGCCGGTAGATGTGATAGACGATATGTATCTGGACTGTTACCCGGGCGGGATCTTAAGCGATATCAATTATCCCCTGTGCAGTTATATTCCGCATACCAATACGATTTCCGAGGCTGAGATGGAGAATCCGCCGGAGAAATTAAAAGAAATGCTGGCAGAGGCGAGAAAGCAGCCGGAGATTGCCACGAACTCCTATTATTACCGCGGACTGGATTCATTCCCGCCCAGACATTATACCTGGAATATTGATATTATGCTTCATCCGCAGCCGGGCGAATGGTGGGACAGAAGAGGATTTAAGGATCGGAAAGTAAATGTTCCGTCTTATATCGTGGGTGTATTTTATGAATACGGAATGTCAACTATTTCTGCCTATGATATTTTCAATAAACTGGGTGATGATGTTCCAAAGAAATTACTGATGATCGATGCGGCGACCAGGAAAACTTCTCCTTACGATGATCCGGTACCGGAGACGCTGCGCTGGTACGATCACTGGCTGAAGGGCGTGGATACAGGATTGATGGAGGAAGCTCCGATCAAGACGCTGGTCATGGGAGAGGACCGGTATCGCTGTGACACCTGCTGGCCGGCGAAAGATACAGAATATACGAAATATTACTTAAAGAAAGACCATGGACTGGGAACAGACAAAGCACAGACGGATCAGATGGATACGATCCGCCATATTCCGCCGACCAAGGTCTCTCAGATGCCCGAAGATGTACCGGCGCTGGTATATACTTCCGCTCCATTTTCAGAGGATACGGAAGTGGCGGGACCTGTAACGGCCTGCCTGTATGCGGCGATTGATATTGCGGATGCTCATCTGGCGCTGAAACTCTGGGACAAAGATGAGAAGACGGGATATCGGACGCTGTTGTCCACAGGATATCTGAAATGTTCACATCGCCTGATGGATGAAACGAACAGTACGCCTCACAGGCCCAAACATGACCATACCCAGGAAGTACCTGCGGAACCGGGCAAAGTCTATGAATATATCTTTGAGATGGCTCCGGTTGATAATATGTATAAAGCGGGTCATTGCATCGAAGTAGAGTTCAAGACGATGGATCAGCAGTATTTTGATTTCAATGAGATGGCCAGCCTACCCAGACTGTATACATCGGGGCGTGTGGCAGGGCCGCATCCACTGGCAAAAGAAGTTAATTTTGAGATCCATCTGGGAGATGCGTATGCGTCCTGGATCGAACTGCCCTTTGTAAATGGCAGAAAAGATTGGATTAAATAA
- the kynU gene encoding kynureninase: MEEKWTLDYAEKLDEKDVLSGYKEEFYLPEHLYYEANGLGPMSKRSEATMKRVASEWKDLLVAGWFAGEIPWFYYPERLAGMEQELVGAVDGEVIINGTTTTNIHCVLSAFYQPRGKRTKILCDSQIFSTDKYAVDAQVRLKGLDPEQEVILGGGDGLILDEKKIVEEMTSEVALVFLGSVIHTTGQLLDVEYLTEEAHKRGIQIGFDLSHSAGVVPHKLHEWGVDFAVWCNYKYLNGGLGCPASLFIHEAHFDMKPALPGWHGFRKAKQFQKLPRFEAETGAGGWQHGSPLILNMAPLEGALDMVREAGIERIRRKSLDMTGYLMDLIEERLVDLGAEIVTPREESRRGGHVTILHEASEEITEFLDNGSQLTEELREKVLKKRRAGEKPGKKNQVRIAFSPLFSSFADVWQTAENLYQLLKER, translated from the coding sequence ATGGAAGAGAAATGGACACTGGACTATGCAGAAAAGCTGGATGAAAAGGATGTGCTTTCTGGATATAAAGAGGAATTCTATCTCCCGGAACATCTATATTATGAGGCAAACGGCCTGGGGCCGATGTCAAAGCGTTCAGAGGCGACCATGAAACGGGTCGCCTCTGAGTGGAAAGACCTGCTTGTCGCGGGGTGGTTCGCGGGAGAGATCCCCTGGTTCTACTATCCGGAACGGTTGGCAGGTATGGAGCAGGAACTGGTAGGGGCTGTGGATGGGGAAGTGATCATTAACGGGACGACCACAACGAATATCCACTGTGTGCTGTCTGCCTTTTACCAGCCCCGGGGGAAGAGGACGAAGATTCTCTGTGACAGCCAGATCTTCTCTACGGATAAGTACGCGGTAGATGCGCAGGTGCGGCTTAAGGGGCTGGATCCGGAGCAGGAAGTGATCCTGGGAGGTGGAGACGGTCTGATCCTGGATGAGAAGAAGATAGTGGAAGAGATGACATCAGAAGTCGCGCTGGTATTCCTGGGATCTGTGATCCATACCACGGGACAGCTTCTGGATGTGGAATATCTGACGGAAGAAGCCCACAAGAGAGGGATCCAGATTGGATTTGATCTGAGCCATTCCGCAGGGGTTGTTCCCCATAAGCTGCATGAATGGGGTGTGGATTTTGCGGTATGGTGTAATTATAAGTATCTGAACGGAGGGCTGGGCTGCCCGGCAAGTCTCTTTATCCATGAAGCTCATTTTGATATGAAGCCGGCGCTGCCGGGCTGGCATGGATTCCGGAAAGCAAAACAGTTTCAGAAGCTTCCCAGGTTTGAGGCGGAAACCGGAGCCGGCGGATGGCAGCATGGTTCTCCGCTGATCTTAAATATGGCGCCTCTGGAGGGAGCGCTTGATATGGTCCGGGAGGCAGGGATTGAGAGGATACGGAGAAAATCCCTGGATATGACCGGATATCTGATGGATTTGATCGAGGAACGGCTTGTGGATCTGGGAGCAGAGATTGTGACTCCAAGGGAGGAGAGCCGGCGGGGCGGACATGTGACTATCTTACATGAGGCCTCAGAAGAGATTACAGAATTCCTGGATAACGGCTCTCAACTGACGGAGGAATTGAGGGAGAAAGTTTTGAAGAAACGGCGTGCGGGCGAAAAGCCGGGGAAGAAAAATCAGGTTCGGATCGCGTTTTCGCCGCTTTTCTCAAGCTTTGCAGATGTATGGCAGACAGCAGAAAATCTGTATCAGCTTTTAAAAGAGCGTTGA
- a CDS encoding APC family permease, with the protein MGNTANEEYSTKQLRRVLGKKELISMGIGQIIGSGVFSLTGVAIGYTGRSVIFAFLFGALFSLAVTVPSIFAGSAVRLRGGQYTMASLLLGEKFSGFYIIIYIVGNISIGMYALSLADYLLALIPGIPRIPLAVIALTIFFLINLFGVKDAAIVQNVMVIILAVALSVFAAVGVFNIEPGYFTNPEPPLFLGGWKGFCMAAIFTSFATTGGGNLVNFSGECKNPTKDLPFAIVLSTLVVTALYTLIGFVAAGVLPVEEVMYQPLSVAAAKFLPGPLYVFFVTGGALLALSTTLNATFGWVTKPVLQACVDGWFPKKLGVINKKYGTPHLLLILFYIVGLIPIISGLDIERIANMSMILMNITTFLVVVATARLPKLLPDAWAKSTFKIPNGALTAICYFCGALLIFQNWLLIEDNTPEIIVGNIILLVLTFIFMVVRYKSGKVQVEISYEDADE; encoded by the coding sequence ATGGGAAATACAGCAAATGAAGAATACAGCACAAAGCAATTGCGGCGTGTATTGGGGAAAAAAGAACTGATCTCTATGGGAATCGGACAGATCATTGGCTCTGGCGTTTTCTCCCTGACAGGAGTAGCCATTGGATATACAGGACGTTCCGTTATTTTCGCGTTCCTGTTTGGCGCGCTTTTTTCACTGGCGGTTACAGTTCCAAGTATTTTCGCTGGAAGCGCGGTGCGTCTGCGGGGCGGCCAGTATACGATGGCCAGCCTTCTTCTGGGTGAGAAATTCTCAGGATTTTACATTATCATTTACATTGTAGGAAATATATCGATCGGTATGTACGCGTTGTCGCTGGCAGACTATCTGTTGGCCCTGATCCCGGGTATCCCCAGGATTCCGCTGGCGGTGATCGCGCTGACGATCTTTTTCCTGATCAACTTGTTCGGTGTGAAAGACGCGGCTATCGTGCAGAATGTTATGGTTATCATTCTGGCTGTGGCGTTGTCCGTGTTCGCGGCAGTGGGCGTATTCAATATCGAGCCGGGCTACTTTACCAATCCGGAGCCTCCGCTGTTTTTGGGCGGGTGGAAAGGATTCTGTATGGCGGCGATCTTCACCTCTTTTGCCACTACTGGTGGAGGAAATCTTGTAAACTTCTCTGGCGAGTGTAAGAATCCTACCAAGGATCTGCCGTTTGCCATCGTGTTGTCTACGCTGGTGGTTACAGCCCTCTATACATTGATCGGTTTTGTGGCCGCAGGCGTTCTTCCGGTGGAAGAAGTAATGTATCAGCCTCTGTCTGTAGCGGCGGCGAAATTCCTGCCGGGCCCGCTGTATGTGTTCTTTGTAACAGGCGGCGCGCTGCTGGCGTTGTCCACAACGTTGAACGCTACGTTTGGCTGGGTAACCAAGCCGGTGCTGCAGGCCTGTGTAGATGGATGGTTCCCGAAGAAGCTTGGCGTGATCAATAAGAAGTACGGAACACCACATCTGCTGCTGATCCTGTTCTATATTGTTGGCCTGATCCCGATCATCAGCGGACTGGATATTGAGCGGATTGCCAATATGTCTATGATCCTGATGAATATCACTACGTTCCTTGTAGTTGTGGCAACCGCAAGACTGCCTAAACTTCTTCCGGACGCATGGGCGAAGTCTACCTTCAAGATCCCAAACGGAGCGCTTACCGCGATCTGTTACTTCTGCGGCGCTCTTCTGATCTTCCAGAACTGGCTTTTGATCGAGGACAATACGCCGGAAATTATCGTAGGCAATATTATTCTTCTGGTCCTGACCTTTATCTTTATGGTGGTAAGATACAAATCCGGTAAAGTTCAGGTAGAGATCAGTTATGAAGATGCGGACGAATAA